The DNA segment CGCATTGTCTCATAATTCACCTTCATTGAGCCATTTATAGCGAATATTCGCATTAGACGGCCACCATTCCCGTGCGATCAGGTCCCTTACCATGAACAAGCTGATCGTACCCATTACTGTATCCGCCATCGCCCTCGCAGTTCCGGCCTTCGCCGGTGAGCCGAGCCAACCTTACCAACCAGCGCCCGTCGAGGAGTCCCCGATGTGGCAGTGGTTCGCGGGTGGTTCCGTGAGCTATCTCTTCGAGTATGAGGAGCCGATGTATGCCCTCAATGCCGGAGTGAAATCCCCGTGGAGTCCACTGGGATTCCGCACCAGTTTCTTCCTCGAAGGCGGCTTCGTGGAAGACGACAACGAATCCCACATTCCTCTCGGCGTCGGGGGTATTGACTCCGATCTGGAGATCATCCCGGTGACACTCAACGTTCAGTTCGAGAAAGCCCTCAACGACTGGATCGGCGTGTATTTCGGTGTCGGAGCGGGTGCTTCCTTCACAGACCTCAAGGTGGCTGGCGCGGGCCATGATCACGACACGGTCTTCACCACACAGGCGTTCGCCGGGGTGAACTTCCAGGTCGGACAGAACTCCGAGATCTACACCGGAGCCCGCTACATCCGCTTCGACGATGCGGACAACTACGATCTGGACAACACGTGGGCTGCGGAAGCCGGCTATCGCTGGAAGTTCTGAGCCGGGGCACGGACCTCCGTGTGTGGGAATGGCCGTCCGGTTCTCTCCGGATGGCCATTCTCAGTCTAAAGGGAGCGATTCGGTCACGCATGCCTTGTTGACAGATGGGCCGGCCCTTCCCGTAGAAAGGTATGGACGCGCCTCCCTACGGCGCTGCTCACCTACCTCATGAAACCCTTCGTCTTTCTCTCCTTCCTGCTTTCCGGCATCTTCACCACTTCTTTCACACAGCATGCCATGGCCGCCGAGCGCGGAAAGCCATTCCACTTCGCCCATCGCGGCGGAGCCTACGAGTTTGAGGAAAATACCCTCACCGCCTTCCGCAGCAGCTACGAGGCTGGCATCCGCGGCTGCGAGCTGGACATCCGCATGACCAAGGACGGCGAGCTGGTCATCCTTCATGACGACTCCCTCCAGCGCACCCACCAGGGTGAGGGACCGGTTGAAAATCTGCAGGCGGAGGAGGCCCGGAAAGTCCTCAGCAAGAAAGGCGGCGAGCCGCTGCCGCTTCTCGCGGATTTCCTCAAATACTTCGCCGACAAACCCGGCATGTACATCGAGTTCGAGATGAAAACCAGCAACAAGGATCTCTATCCCGACGAAAGGATCGAAGCCTATGCGAGAAAGATCCATGCCGCCGTCACCGCCAAGATCCCGGAAGGAAGCACCTACGTTTTCACCTCTTTCGATCCCCGCCCGTTGAAGGCGGTGAAGGCGCTCGATCCGGACGCTGAGATCATGTTCATCAAGGGAGGACCCCTCACTCCGGAGATCCTGCAGGCGGCCAAGGACATCGGCGCGAAGCGGGTGGCCTGCAAAATGGAGGGAACAACAAGGCTGGCCGTGAAGGATGCCCAGAAACAGGGCTTCATCGTCACCGGTTGGCCCGGACGCACGATGGAGGATTACTTCCTGGGCCTGGGGCTGGGGGTGGATGCCATCTGCACGGACATCCCGGTGGAGGTGCAGAAATACATCGAGCGCGCCCGCCAATGATCGCAGGACCGGTGGCCTCTAACAGAGTCCATCAGGCATCAAGCCGGATCCTCCACGTGATCGCGTGATATCCGGATGACCGGTTTCGTGACATGGTTCTTTCGTCAGCGCGACGGACTCCCCCCGACCGGAACGGTGACAAAATTCCCCCCAAAAAGAGATCGGCAGGTGATTCCCCCCACGGCGTCATCTGCCGATTTGGTTTTCAGGATCCGGTGCCCGTAACGCGCCGTCTCCCCAACAGCAATGCCGCTCCTCCCGACAGCCCGAGCAAGGTGGCGGAGGGTTCCGGAACGACCACGCCGAGCGCCACCATGATCGTGTCACCGGTGCCCGCAAGGCCATCCGGGACACCTAGCACCAGCCGGGCATTCGTTCCGGAGACAGGGTCGATGCGGAAGAACGCGGCCTTTGATTCACCGGTGGCACCCGTGACCGTGGACAGCGTGCCGACACCCGCCATCCAGGCGAGATCATCCGACATCCGGGAGATCCCGTTGTCCCAGCCCCAGATTCCCTCCAGCGAAATCCCCGCCACGGAGGAGTCGGATCGCGCGGAGATGTTCACCCCTGCGGTGCGGGATATGTCGCTGCCGTGGTAGAGATCCCCCACCATCAGCAGGATCTCACGGTTCTCCGGAATATCGAGCTCGATGGTGTAGCTGGCCGGCCCGCCGGATGGTGCGGCCACCCGGAAAGCGGTCGCGTGCACCAACGCGTTCCCGCTGAGGCTATCGGTGAATCCCGTGCTTCCCTGCCAGTACTCTCCCGAGAAGGTCCGTGCGGACGGGAACCCGGAAAACACGGTCCCCCTCTGGGTGGCGAGAGATCCCTCCACCAGTGACGTGCCTGAATCATCCCGCAGGAAAAAGCCGGAGGCGTTGCCAACCGGGGAAAACTCCAGCCAGTCCACCCGCTCCGCACCGGCGGAGATGAGACAGGTCAGACCAAGGGCGGCGGGTATGGCAAACACCTTGCCATACCGCGGCGATTCGCAGTGTGCATTCATGGGGGGATGTTGGGGGGAGATCTCTTTCGCGGCCTCAGTGACCCGGCCGCTTCTTCGACTGGATGCGGTAGAAGGCTTTGTCCGGCAGACCTTCCGGATGATAGCCGTAGAGGAGGAACTCCACGGTTTCCGTCTCCGGGCGTCCGTCGTCGTCGCCACGGGGATTGATGTCAGACGTCCAGTCCGCGGGGGGGGCGGGTTGCCAGGCACTGAGGAGATCCGCGCTGAATTCCGGAGCAAGATCCACGAATGCCTGCGATCCCACACGGCGCTTCGTCACCAAGCGGACGATCGAGAACGGATCATCGATCTGCAGAGAGACATCCACTTTCGGCTGGTCGGGCACCTGCGGGTTGGTGAGGAACGCCATTTCATGGACGTTGCC comes from the Luteolibacter sp. SL250 genome and includes:
- a CDS encoding outer membrane beta-barrel protein — its product is MNKLIVPITVSAIALAVPAFAGEPSQPYQPAPVEESPMWQWFAGGSVSYLFEYEEPMYALNAGVKSPWSPLGFRTSFFLEGGFVEDDNESHIPLGVGGIDSDLEIIPVTLNVQFEKALNDWIGVYFGVGAGASFTDLKVAGAGHDHDTVFTTQAFAGVNFQVGQNSEIYTGARYIRFDDADNYDLDNTWAAEAGYRWKF
- a CDS encoding glycerophosphodiester phosphodiesterase; this translates as MKPFVFLSFLLSGIFTTSFTQHAMAAERGKPFHFAHRGGAYEFEENTLTAFRSSYEAGIRGCELDIRMTKDGELVILHDDSLQRTHQGEGPVENLQAEEARKVLSKKGGEPLPLLADFLKYFADKPGMYIEFEMKTSNKDLYPDERIEAYARKIHAAVTAKIPEGSTYVFTSFDPRPLKAVKALDPDAEIMFIKGGPLTPEILQAAKDIGAKRVACKMEGTTRLAVKDAQKQGFIVTGWPGRTMEDYFLGLGLGVDAICTDIPVEVQKYIERARQ